The following are from one region of the Andrena cerasifolii isolate SP2316 chromosome 1, iyAndCera1_principal, whole genome shotgun sequence genome:
- the Mat1 gene encoding CDK-activating kinase assembly factor yields MDDQACPRCKTTKYRNPSLKMMVNVCGHTLCESCVDLLFLKGSGSCPDCKIPLRRANFRVQLFEDPMVEKEVNIRKRILRDFNKKEEDFANLREFNDYLEDIETIIYNLANNIDVIEMNKKIDQYKKDNKDQITKSKSKIGRSEYELEEMIELEKQKEEERRLELVKEEIEAKRKKIREKEALIDELTFSEGNAKNIVETFASAIQASKKEVKAAPPKATQFSTGIKFGNQGSQSYMPVPKMEDGPLYSYVPIRQQTDGPIPPGWRELQARGYVGHVRVESSSEKAGGFKAHVACLRALQEAMAGLYHNPSQHHTEFTSV; encoded by the exons ATGGACGACCAAGCGTGCCCAAGATGCAAAACCACGAAATACCGGAATCCGTCGTTAAAGATGATGGTGAACGTATGTGGACACACTTTGTGCGAGAGCTGCGTAGACTTGCTGTTCCTGAAAG GCTCCGGATCCTGCCCCGACTGCAAGATCCCTCTGAGGCGAGCAAACTTTCGTGTGCAGCTGTTCGAGGACCCGATGGTGGAGAAGGAGGTGAACATAAGGAAGAGGATACTTAGAGACTTCAATAAGAAGGAGGAGGACTTTGCGAACCTGCGCGAATTTAACGACTACTTGGAAGACATCGAGACGATAATATATAACTTGGCTAACAACATCGATGTGATAGAGATGAATAAGAAGATTGATCAGTATAAGAAGGACAACAAAGATCAGATAACGAAGAGTAAGTCCAAAATCGGTAGGAGCGAGTATGAATTAGAGGAGATGATAGAGTTGGAGAAgcagaaggaagaggagaggaggctGGAGCTGGTTAAGGAAGAGATCGAAGCTAAGAGGAAGAAGATTCGCGAGAAAGAGGCGTTGATAGACGAGCTCACATTTTCTGAAGGGAACGCGAAGAATATTGTGGAAACGTTCGCCTCTGCTATACAAGCGTCTAAGAAGGAAGTGAAGGCAGCGCCTCCTAAGGCCACACAGTTCAGTACAGGAATAAAGTTTGGCAACCAAGGGAGTCAGAGTTATATGCCCGTGCCGAAGATGGAAGATGGGCCTCTGTACTCCTATGTACCCATACGGCAGCAAACAGATGGGCCGATACCACCTGGCTGGCGAGAACTACAGGCTCGTGGCTACGTTGGCCATGTACGTGTTGAATCCTCGTCGGAAAAGGCAGGAGGGTTCAAGGCTCACGTGGCGTGTTTAAGGGCTTTGCAGGAAGCTATGGCTGGCTTGTATCATAATCCTTCGCAACACCACACAGAATTTACAAGCGTATGA